In one window of Xiphophorus hellerii strain 12219 chromosome 23, Xiphophorus_hellerii-4.1, whole genome shotgun sequence DNA:
- the aldob gene encoding fructose-bisphosphate aldolase B produces the protein MTHQFPALSPEQKKELSDIAQRIVAPGKGILAADESTGTMAKRLQKINVENTEENRRCFREILFSSDPSIANSIGGVIFFHETLYQKSDSGKLFPQVIKEKGIVVGIKVDKGTAGLNGTDGETTTQGLDGLSERCAQYKKDGCDFAKWRCVLKISDGCPSALAIAENANVLARYASICQQNGLVPIVEPEILPDGNHDLQRSQYVTEKVLAAVYKALNDHHVYLEGTLLKPNMVTAGHSCTKKYTPQDVALATVTTLRRTVPAAVPGICFLSGGQSEEEASLNLNAINQVPLHRPWKLTFSYGRALQASALAAWVGKDANKKAAQDAFFTRAKINGLASKGEYKPATPASQAAMQSLYTASYVY, from the exons GCACCATGGCGAAGAGGCTGCAGAAAATCAATGTGGAGAACACAGAGGAGAACCGCCGCTGCTTCCGGGAGATCCTTTTCTCATCCGACCCCTCCATTGCCAACAGCATCGGTGGGGTCATCTTCTTCCACGAGACGCTCTACCAGAAGTCAGACAGCGGCAAACTCTTCCCCCAGGTTATCAAGGAGAAGGGGATTGTTGTTGGGATCAAG GTAGACAAAGGCACAGCTGGTCTGAATGGAACAGATGGAGAGACCACCACCCAAG gTCTTGATGGCCTCTCGGAGCGGTGCGCCCAGTACAAGAAGGACGGCTGTGACTTCGCCAAGTGGAGGTGTGTGCTCAAGATCTCAGATGGCTGCCCATCAGCTCTCGCCATTGCAGAGAACGCCAATGTTCTTGCCAGATACGCCAGCATATGCCAACAG AATGGCCTGGTGCCCATCGTGGAGCCAGAGATCCTGCCTGATGGTAACCATGACCTGCAACGCTCCCAGTATGTCACAGAGAAG GTCCTGGCTGCTGTGTACAAGGCTCTGAATGACCACCATGTGTATTTGGAAGGAACTCTGCTGAAACCCAACATGGTCACCGCTGGACACTCCTGCACTAAGAAATACACCCCCCAGGATGTCGCCTTGGCAACAGTAACCACCCTGAGGCGCACTGTACCCGCTGCTGTGCCAG GCATCTGCTTCCTTTCTGGAGGCCAGAGTGAGGAGGAGGCCTCCCTCAACCTGAACGCAATCAACCAAGTTCCCCTCCACCGTCCCTGGAAGCTGACCTTCTCTTACGGCCGAGCACTCCAGGCCTCCGCTCTTGCAGCCTGGGTGGGCAAAGATGCCAACAAGAAAGCTGCGCAGGACGCTTTCTTCACCAGGGCCAAG ATCAACGGCCTGGCCTCCAAAGGAGAGTACAAGCCTGCCACCCCAGCCAGCCAGGCTGCTATGCAGTCCCTTTACACTGCCAGCTACGTCTATTAA